The Astyanax mexicanus isolate ESR-SI-001 chromosome 20, AstMex3_surface, whole genome shotgun sequence genome contains a region encoding:
- the shisal2b gene encoding protein shisa-like-2B, with amino-acid sequence MADVHTCEGYFKEGVSFVETFMCPQDPGSPELEYCCGFEDMKYCCGEPGNYYPYKHAYMWTLSAGLLVGLSIAALVLLAFLTSVLVLCVLFLRTKPQKADTGLKLRSQTSSHKAADPRDASLRRGSRGNTQLETRATLTNLENVNTQI; translated from the exons ATGgctgatgtccacacatgtgagGGGTATTTTAAAGAGGGGGTCAGCTTTGTAGAGACCTTTATGTGCCCCCAAGATCCAGGGAGTCCAGAATTGGAGTACTGCTGTGGATTTGAGGATATGAAGTACTGCTGTGGTGAGCCTGGAAACTACTACCCGTACAAACACGCCTACATGTGGACCCTGAG TGCTGGTCTGCTGGTTGGACTCAGTATTGCCGCTTTGGTTCTGCTGGCGTTCCTCACCAGTGTTCTGGTGCTCTGCGTCCTTTTCCTTCGCACCAAACCTCAAAAGGCCGACACAGGGCTCAAATTGCGCAGCCAAACCAGCAGCCACAAAGCTGCAG ATCCTCGAGATGCATCACTAAGAAGAGGCAGCAGAGGAAACACACAGCTGGAAACAAGAG
- the plac8.2 gene encoding placenta associated 8, tandem duplicate 2 has protein sequence MEVTTQPGPFARTEFQTGLFECCDDCCTCMYGYFCLPCLGCSIASDMGECCLCGLGMPIRSVYRTKYNIKGSMCKDFCISQFCLPCAACQLKRDIDRRKQQGIF, from the exons ATGGAGGTGACGACCCAGCCAGGCCCGTTTGCTCGCACAGAGTTCCAGACTGGGCTGTTTGAATGCTGTGATGACTGCTGCACAT GCATGTACGGCTATTTCTGCCTGCCCTGCCTGGGCTGTTCCATCGCCAGTGATATGGGCGAGTGCTGTCTGTGTGGTTTAGGCATGCCGATACGCAGCGTGTACCGAACCAAATACAACATTAAG GGCTCCATGTGTAAAGACTTCTGTATCAGTCAGTTCTGCCTGCCCTGTGCTGCCTGTCAGCTAAAGAGAGACATAGACAGAAGAAAGCAGCAGGGGATCTTCTAA